Proteins encoded by one window of Marinitoga litoralis:
- a CDS encoding YggT family protein, with translation MFILANLFYSLAVVLRIVINFFEISIIISAIFSFISFNYHHPIRHFFDSIAEIVERPIRRYLNLTFGMFDFTPFVAILLLILLDNFLVATLFDLARILR, from the coding sequence ATGTTTATTTTAGCAAATTTATTCTACTCATTAGCAGTTGTATTAAGAATAGTTATTAATTTTTTTGAAATATCTATTATTATATCAGCAATTTTTAGCTTTATTTCTTTTAATTATCATCATCCTATTAGACATTTCTTCGATTCTATTGCTGAAATTGTAGAAAGACCTATAAGAAGATATTTAAATTTAACTTTTGGAATGTTTGACTTTACACCATTTGTTGCTATATTATTATTAATATTATTAGATAATTTCCTAGTTGCGACATTATTTGATTTAGCAAGAATACTGAGGTGA
- a CDS encoding NAD(+)/NADH kinase produces MKTILFFNPIKAKKDEIEEQFIDIFQKNGIEILKIMPAGSALADNSLYNEADIFIVLGGDGTVLRVAELSAEYSVPIIGINLGTLGFLTAYDSTEIEQAAIDISSNNLHYSDRFLLECYVGGKKLISLNDITVQKSQPIGTVDLEILIKGESVLNYSGDGVILSTPTGSTGYALSMGGPIVDPALNLISINPLASHSLNIRPLIISPDNYIEIIINHIDAGNAYVTVDGDIVHRIEAGMAVVVTSSEKKVTLAQKNDYSFYKVLNSKLGFGRRII; encoded by the coding sequence TTGAAAACTATATTATTTTTTAATCCTATTAAAGCCAAAAAAGATGAAATAGAAGAACAATTTATAGATATTTTTCAAAAAAATGGCATTGAAATTTTAAAAATAATGCCCGCAGGATCTGCTTTAGCTGATAATTCATTATACAATGAAGCAGATATTTTTATTGTCTTAGGTGGAGACGGTACTGTATTAAGAGTTGCCGAATTATCAGCAGAATATTCAGTGCCTATCATTGGTATTAATTTAGGTACTTTAGGATTTTTAACGGCATATGATAGTACAGAAATTGAACAAGCTGCTATAGATATATCATCAAATAATTTACATTATTCTGATAGATTCCTATTAGAATGTTATGTTGGTGGGAAAAAATTAATTTCCTTAAATGATATTACTGTTCAAAAAAGTCAACCAATAGGTACAGTAGACTTGGAAATTTTAATTAAAGGTGAAAGTGTTTTAAATTATTCTGGAGATGGGGTTATATTATCTACACCTACAGGTTCAACGGGTTATGCGTTGTCTATGGGAGGACCTATTGTAGATCCTGCTTTAAATTTAATATCAATAAACCCTCTAGCTTCACATTCTCTAAACATTAGACCGCTCATTATCTCACCTGATAATTATATTGAGATTATAATTAACCATATAGACGCTGGAAATGCATATGTTACTGTAGATGGTGATATTGTTCATAGGATTGAAGCTGGAATGGCTGTTGTTGTTACTTCTTCTGAAAAAAAAGTAACTTTAGCTCAAAAAAACGACTATTCATTTTATAAAGTGTTAAATAGTAAGCTCGGTTTTGGAAGGAGAATTATATGA
- a CDS encoding phosphate signaling complex PhoU family protein, with protein MIDLLPEETKKTVLSYHNEILKMGRIVQGMFLKFKDAFFEKNVNLSKEIIQQDTRVDFIESRLEFKAMEILAIHNLFGKSYKLVFLGNKIIGVMESMADMCETMAKNNVDLLSYPNSINPYQFEDLFEIAQDMLGETLKLFSLIIDNTHSEKELLDIAKWICKTDLEVDSLYKAFKKNLMSRASKENFRSIMANIEILSNIEKFADLTTNISEYSIYIITGDKYKCTKDGFEIFYTMEE; from the coding sequence ATGATAGACTTACTACCTGAAGAAACTAAAAAAACAGTGCTTTCATATCATAATGAAATATTAAAAATGGGACGTATAGTCCAAGGCATGTTTTTAAAATTCAAAGATGCATTTTTTGAAAAAAATGTAAATCTCTCAAAAGAAATAATTCAACAAGATACAAGAGTGGATTTTATTGAATCGAGATTAGAATTTAAAGCTATGGAAATATTGGCTATTCACAATTTATTTGGTAAATCATATAAATTAGTTTTTTTAGGTAATAAAATTATTGGTGTAATGGAAAGTATGGCTGATATGTGTGAAACAATGGCAAAAAACAATGTAGATCTTCTTTCTTATCCTAATTCTATTAATCCTTATCAATTTGAAGATTTATTTGAAATTGCACAAGATATGTTAGGAGAAACTTTAAAGTTATTTTCTTTAATTATAGATAATACTCATTCTGAAAAAGAATTATTGGATATAGCTAAATGGATTTGTAAAACAGATTTAGAAGTTGATAGTTTGTATAAGGCTTTTAAAAAAAATTTAATGAGCAGGGCTTCTAAAGAAAATTTTAGATCCATAATGGCAAATATTGAAATTTTATCTAATATAGAGAAGTTTGCTGACTTAACAACAAATATTTCTGAATATTCAATATATATAATTACTGGGGATAAGTATAAATGTACTAAGGATGGATTTGAGATTTTTTATACTATGGAGGAATAA
- a CDS encoding glycosyltransferase family 4 protein — protein sequence MKIGLLHFRVGETDGVSLEMRKWKITLEKQGHQVHFIAGTLGKEEGIKVPLLAYEEPRNLEIRERAFQSLSDWSKERLKQEIDTLAEEIYNDLKEKMEEFDIVVVNNIFSLAHNLSAAIALNRYFKEKNIKVIGHHHDFYWEREYYSNPTSEYVEEILENIMPPRDIKHVVINSIAQESIKEFKGVDSVIVPNVFDFEAHLWEIDSYNTKILEKTGIKENDIVFLQATRVVRRKAIELAIDTLSELQKDIKKYIGKEIYTGKKITENSRIILLMPGLDEEPSYKELLIEHAKEKQVNTIFCNELLEEIRDEEKGTFSLWDFYAISDFITYPSVLEGFGNQLLEGIFAKKPILVYEYPVYEKDIKLSGLEIVSLGNKAKKINGKYEVEKEVIEKCSKEILEILFDNNKAKKVVEKNFEIGKKFYSYETLDLILKSIFSIYND from the coding sequence ATGAAAATAGGATTATTGCATTTTAGGGTAGGAGAAACAGATGGTGTTTCTTTGGAAATGAGAAAATGGAAAATAACATTAGAAAAACAAGGACATCAAGTACATTTTATAGCGGGTACTTTAGGCAAAGAAGAAGGTATTAAAGTTCCATTATTAGCATATGAAGAACCAAGAAATTTAGAAATAAGAGAAAGAGCATTTCAATCTTTAAGTGACTGGTCAAAAGAAAGATTAAAGCAAGAGATAGATACATTAGCAGAAGAGATATATAATGATTTAAAAGAAAAAATGGAAGAATTTGATATTGTTGTTGTTAATAATATTTTTTCCTTAGCTCATAATTTATCTGCTGCAATTGCATTAAATAGATATTTTAAGGAAAAAAATATTAAAGTTATAGGGCATCATCATGATTTTTATTGGGAAAGAGAATATTATTCTAATCCAACATCAGAATATGTGGAAGAAATACTGGAAAATATTATGCCGCCAAGAGATATAAAACATGTAGTTATTAATTCTATAGCTCAAGAAAGTATAAAAGAATTTAAAGGAGTAGATAGTGTTATAGTTCCTAATGTATTTGATTTTGAAGCTCATCTATGGGAAATAGATTCATATAATACAAAAATATTAGAAAAAACTGGAATAAAAGAAAATGATATTGTATTTTTACAAGCAACAAGAGTAGTTAGAAGAAAAGCTATAGAATTAGCAATAGATACATTATCGGAGTTACAAAAAGACATAAAAAAATATATAGGAAAAGAAATATATACTGGTAAAAAAATAACTGAAAATTCTAGAATTATATTATTAATGCCAGGATTAGATGAAGAACCTTCATATAAGGAATTATTGATTGAACACGCAAAAGAAAAACAAGTTAATACTATTTTTTGTAATGAATTATTAGAAGAAATTAGAGATGAAGAAAAAGGTACATTTTCATTATGGGATTTCTATGCAATTTCTGATTTTATTACTTATCCAAGTGTTTTAGAGGGGTTTGGGAACCAATTATTAGAAGGAATATTTGCTAAAAAACCAATATTAGTATATGAATATCCAGTATATGAAAAAGATATTAAATTAAGTGGTCTTGAAATAGTAAGTTTAGGAAATAAAGCTAAAAAAATAAATGGGAAATATGAAGTTGAAAAAGAAGTAATTGAAAAATGTTCAAAGGAAATTTTAGAAATATTGTTTGATAATAACAAAGCTAAAAAAGTGGTAGAAAAAAATTTTGAAATAGGTAAAAAATTCTATTCATATGAAACATTAGATTTGATATTAAAAAGTATATTTTCAATTTATAATGATTAG
- a CDS encoding YggS family pyridoxal phosphate-dependent enzyme: MDFIKKNLSEIQNKIKLYASNRNDILLIAVSKTFPIEYIKEAYDFGIRDFAENKAQELRYKAQELSDLDINWHFIGRIQTNKIKYIVPVAKYIHSVYREKEIEEIDKVAKKYNKIQKILIELNVSGEESKGGITENELKDLLEFSKQFENVQVVGLMTMAPYTDNEEIIRNVFLKLKSLRDEYIKYYPNLKELSMGMSNDYHIAIEAGSTMLRIGSSIFGNRNYSTGG, from the coding sequence ATGGATTTTATCAAGAAAAATCTTTCTGAAATACAGAATAAAATTAAATTATATGCATCTAATAGAAACGATATACTTTTAATAGCTGTATCAAAAACATTCCCTATTGAATATATAAAAGAAGCATATGATTTTGGTATAAGAGATTTTGCTGAAAATAAAGCTCAAGAATTAAGATATAAAGCTCAAGAGTTAAGCGATTTAGATATTAATTGGCATTTTATTGGAAGAATACAAACAAATAAAATAAAATATATAGTTCCTGTTGCGAAATATATTCATTCTGTTTATAGAGAAAAGGAAATTGAAGAAATAGATAAGGTAGCAAAAAAGTATAATAAAATACAAAAAATATTAATTGAATTAAATGTATCAGGCGAAGAATCAAAGGGTGGAATTACAGAAAATGAATTAAAAGATTTATTGGAATTTTCAAAGCAATTTGAAAATGTACAAGTGGTTGGGTTAATGACTATGGCTCCATATACTGATAATGAAGAAATAATTAGAAATGTTTTTTTAAAACTTAAAAGTTTAAGAGACGAATATATAAAATATTATCCAAATTTAAAAGAACTTTCTATGGGAATGAGTAATGATTATCATATAGCTATTGAAGCTGGTTCTACTATGTTGAGAATAGGATCTAGTATTTTTGGAAATAGAAATTATAGTACAGGAGGTTGA
- a CDS encoding MATE family efflux transporter, whose translation MSKDTKGTLLLKGDPKIAIRKLSLPMILAMLVQTMYNLVDGIWVAGLGSNALAAIGLFFPIFMIIISLSAGLGVGASSEISRKIGEKNKIGADTAAVISLFLAVGLGLLTAVILLFTIKPILESIGSGGETLQLTLDYAYILIIFSPLLMFNNTSNGILRGEGDAKKAMYAIAAGSLLNIALDPLFIYGFKLGIKGAAYATVISFSISSLLIIYWMFIKRNTYLTITFKDYKYDSKILKNILKVGIPASLSQISMSIAIFVLNVFAVKAGGDLGVAVFTSSWRIINFGTVPLIGIATAVTTVTGAAYGQKNGEKLSTAHLYAIKFGLMISFFVLITIFIFAPQIAKIFTYSKDGSIIYDDLVTALRVMSLFLPGVPFGMFTSSMFQGIGHGVKSLIVSINRTIIMQVLFSWLYVFVFKIGLSGVWWGIVTGNAVSAVITFSWGRFTIKKLRQIEGI comes from the coding sequence ATGTCAAAGGATACAAAAGGAACATTATTATTAAAAGGTGATCCAAAAATTGCTATAAGAAAATTATCATTACCCATGATTTTAGCTATGTTGGTTCAAACGATGTATAACTTAGTTGATGGTATATGGGTTGCAGGTTTAGGTTCAAATGCGTTAGCGGCTATAGGATTATTTTTCCCTATATTTATGATAATTATATCGTTATCTGCAGGTCTTGGAGTTGGAGCAAGTTCGGAAATTTCTAGAAAAATAGGAGAAAAAAATAAAATAGGGGCAGATACTGCTGCAGTTATTTCATTATTTTTAGCAGTAGGATTGGGGTTATTAACAGCAGTTATATTATTATTTACTATTAAACCTATTTTAGAATCTATAGGTTCTGGTGGAGAAACTCTTCAATTAACTTTGGACTATGCATATATATTAATAATATTTTCTCCATTATTAATGTTTAATAATACATCAAATGGCATATTAAGAGGAGAAGGTGATGCTAAAAAAGCTATGTATGCTATTGCAGCGGGATCATTGTTAAATATAGCTCTTGATCCATTATTTATATATGGATTTAAACTAGGTATTAAAGGAGCAGCATATGCTACAGTGATATCTTTTAGTATATCATCACTTCTAATAATATATTGGATGTTTATAAAAAGGAATACATATTTAACTATTACATTTAAAGATTATAAATATGATTCGAAAATATTAAAAAATATATTAAAAGTTGGTATTCCAGCATCATTATCACAAATTTCAATGTCTATTGCAATTTTTGTACTTAATGTTTTTGCTGTAAAAGCTGGCGGAGATTTAGGAGTTGCAGTTTTTACCAGTAGCTGGAGAATTATCAACTTTGGTACTGTTCCATTAATAGGTATTGCTACAGCAGTAACAACTGTTACTGGTGCGGCATATGGTCAAAAAAACGGAGAAAAATTATCTACAGCCCATTTATATGCTATAAAATTCGGATTAATGATAAGCTTTTTTGTTTTGATAACTATTTTTATATTTGCACCCCAAATTGCAAAAATATTTACTTATTCAAAAGATGGTTCTATTATATATGATGATTTAGTTACAGCATTAAGAGTTATGAGTTTATTTTTACCAGGTGTTCCTTTTGGAATGTTCACATCTTCAATGTTTCAAGGGATAGGACATGGAGTAAAAAGTCTTATAGTTTCCATTAATAGAACAATAATAATGCAAGTATTGTTTTCTTGGTTATATGTTTTTGTATTTAAAATAGGACTTTCTGGTGTCTGGTGGGGAATAGTTACAGGAAATGCAGTATCAGCTGTTATAACCTTTAGTTGGGGAAGATTTACAATAAAAAAATTAAGACAAATAGAAGGAATATAA
- a CDS encoding ADP-ribosylglycohydrolase family protein, which translates to MEKLKDRFIGALYGLIVGNALGAPYMNIEFDKIKDFSSGGIFNLNLGEWTDVSSMALCLAESLIEDGFDLNSQMKKYIKWVEEGYMSSKEKSFGIDNQTLESIIYYEKNNKFVEITKNDSCKPLARLAPVPMYFKSSFKDAVYYSGQSAYTTHNNMYTIHACKYLGGLIQQSINGTNKKILLSEVHKHMDLIYDVKLRIVDIPYKTKNELNISDSVLDILEIVLWSFYNTDNFKDAVLTAVNFGGSTDVIGAIIGQIAGAYYGFDSIPKLWTLKIVKRDKIMQIIEKLYEVSK; encoded by the coding sequence ATGGAAAAATTAAAGGATCGATTTATAGGTGCATTGTATGGGTTGATTGTAGGAAATGCTTTAGGTGCTCCCTATATGAATATTGAATTTGATAAAATAAAAGATTTTTCCAGTGGGGGGATTTTTAATTTAAACTTAGGAGAATGGACAGATGTATCTTCAATGGCATTATGTTTAGCAGAAAGTTTAATAGAAGATGGATTTGATTTAAATAGCCAAATGAAAAAATATATAAAATGGGTTGAAGAAGGTTACATGTCATCAAAAGAAAAATCATTTGGTATAGATAACCAAACATTAGAATCTATAATTTATTATGAAAAAAATAATAAATTTGTTGAAATAACTAAAAATGATTCATGTAAACCATTAGCAAGGTTGGCTCCGGTTCCTATGTATTTTAAAAGTTCATTTAAAGATGCTGTTTATTATTCTGGTCAAAGTGCATATACAACACACAATAATATGTATACAATTCATGCATGCAAATATTTAGGCGGGTTAATTCAACAATCTATTAATGGAACAAATAAAAAGATATTATTAAGCGAAGTTCATAAACATATGGATTTAATATATGATGTTAAGTTAAGAATTGTTGATATACCTTATAAAACTAAAAATGAATTAAATATATCAGATTCTGTATTAGATATTTTAGAAATTGTTCTTTGGTCTTTTTATAATACCGATAATTTCAAAGATGCGGTTTTAACAGCTGTTAATTTTGGAGGTAGTACAGATGTAATAGGAGCTATTATAGGACAAATTGCAGGAGCGTATTATGGATTTGATAGTATTCCAAAATTGTGGACATTAAAAATTGTAAAAAGAGATAAAATAATGCAAATAATTGAAAAATTGTATGAAGTATCAAAATAA
- a CDS encoding 1-phosphofructokinase family hexose kinase — protein sequence MIRTVTLNPAFDITITVEKFKYGTINNILDKKRRLGGKGINVSKMLNILNIPNIAYIIAGEKNIEELEKEIERLNLNSKIILNRNHYTRENIKIINNKTKKVTEINEKGFVENETINMFLDMFINDISSGDILVLSGSLPEGLEKDFYGKLIRIAKSKKAYVILDTSGEPFELAINEKPNLVKPNENELKEILFKDLDKNIKYLLNNDIEVLLSLGEKGFKYFSKEKEYNINSINVDVKTTVGAGDSLLAGFISKHNIEDKLMFARACATARVSKGDEIKIEDINKFLNEIGGIICQRIQKEHYY from the coding sequence ATGATAAGAACGGTTACTTTAAATCCAGCATTTGATATTACAATTACAGTAGAAAAATTTAAATATGGTACTATTAACAATATTTTGGACAAAAAAAGAAGGTTAGGTGGAAAAGGTATAAATGTTTCTAAAATGCTTAATATATTGAATATTCCTAATATTGCTTATATAATAGCAGGAGAAAAAAATATTGAAGAATTAGAAAAAGAAATAGAAAGATTAAATTTAAATTCAAAGATTATTCTTAATAGAAATCATTATACAAGAGAAAATATAAAAATAATAAATAACAAAACAAAAAAAGTTACAGAAATAAATGAAAAAGGCTTTGTTGAAAATGAAACAATAAATATGTTTTTAGATATGTTTATTAATGATATTTCAAGTGGCGATATTTTAGTGCTTTCAGGCTCTTTGCCAGAAGGACTAGAAAAAGATTTTTATGGAAAATTAATAAGAATAGCAAAATCTAAAAAAGCATATGTTATTTTAGATACATCTGGAGAACCATTTGAATTAGCAATTAATGAAAAACCAAATTTGGTAAAACCAAATGAAAATGAACTAAAAGAAATACTTTTTAAAGATTTAGATAAAAATATTAAATACCTTTTAAATAATGATATAGAAGTATTATTGTCATTAGGTGAAAAAGGATTTAAATACTTTTCAAAAGAAAAAGAATATAATATAAATAGTATTAATGTGGATGTAAAAACTACAGTTGGAGCTGGCGATTCTTTATTAGCCGGATTTATATCAAAACATAATATAGAAGATAAGCTTATGTTTGCTAGAGCCTGTGCAACTGCAAGGGTTAGTAAAGGCGATGAAATAAAAATTGAAGATATAAATAAGTTTTTAAATGAGATTGGAGGTATTATATGTCAAAGGATACAAAAGGAACATTATTATTAA
- the ruvB gene encoding Holliday junction branch migration DNA helicase RuvB: protein MDDRILDPTEKSEESTIINLRPQYLKEYIGQEKVKEKLKITIDAAKKRKEPLDHILLAGPPGLGKTTLANVIANEMGANIQVTSGPVLERAGDLAAILTNLQNGDVLFIDEIHRINRSVEEILYSAMEDFQLDIVIGKGPGARSIRIDLNHFTLIGATTRTGLIAAPLRSRFGIIMEMNFYPPEELKEIISRSAKLLNVEITDDAALLIAERSRGTPRIANRLLKRVRDYAQINNNGVIDLDSAKKTMELLEIDNEGLDEMDRRILNTIIDYYNGGPVGLKALAASLGIEADSISEVYEPYLLQNGFIVRTHRGRLITEKALKHLGISKEDNKKLYSLWGN from the coding sequence ATGGACGATAGAATATTAGACCCTACTGAAAAAAGTGAAGAAAGTACAATAATTAATCTAAGACCACAATATTTAAAAGAATATATAGGTCAAGAAAAGGTAAAAGAAAAATTAAAAATAACTATTGATGCGGCTAAAAAAAGAAAAGAGCCGCTTGATCATATATTATTAGCAGGACCTCCTGGTTTGGGTAAAACCACATTAGCAAATGTTATAGCAAATGAAATGGGAGCAAATATACAAGTAACTAGCGGTCCTGTACTTGAAAGAGCGGGAGATTTAGCTGCTATTTTGACTAATTTACAAAATGGAGACGTATTATTTATTGATGAAATTCATAGAATAAATAGATCTGTTGAGGAAATACTATATTCTGCTATGGAAGATTTTCAACTTGATATTGTCATCGGAAAAGGTCCCGGAGCTAGATCTATTAGAATTGATTTAAATCATTTTACATTAATAGGGGCGACCACTAGAACAGGTTTAATTGCCGCTCCGCTAAGAAGTAGATTTGGAATTATAATGGAAATGAATTTTTATCCACCAGAAGAATTAAAAGAAATTATTTCTAGAAGCGCTAAATTGTTAAATGTTGAAATTACTGATGATGCTGCATTATTAATAGCTGAACGTTCAAGAGGCACTCCAAGAATTGCTAATAGATTGTTAAAAAGAGTTAGAGATTATGCACAAATAAACAATAATGGTGTTATTGATTTAGATTCTGCAAAAAAAACCATGGAATTACTTGAAATAGACAATGAAGGTTTAGATGAAATGGATAGAAGGATATTAAATACTATTATAGATTATTATAATGGTGGTCCTGTTGGTTTAAAAGCATTAGCAGCTTCATTAGGAATAGAAGCTGATAGTATAAGCGAAGTATATGAACCTTATTTACTCCAAAATGGGTTTATTGTTAGAACTCATAGAGGAAGACTGATAACGGAAAAAGCATTAAAACATTTAGGTATTTCTAAAGAGGATAATAAGAAATTATATTCATTATGGGGGAATTAA
- a CDS encoding ABC transporter substrate-binding protein produces MKKLLVLMLVVILVSSVFAKITFWTTEVESNRMQRIRALATIFKAQTGIEVEVVPVEENDLLKQIPIAKNAGTLPDLLEGGIEPMLLLGSENFLDEDLATKIIMDFGDVYDGAARMLSNGEGKYYGIPFHAWVQGIWYRKDMFASQDLGDPITWYNIALAAKVLNDPAKGVYGIILPKKADAYAEQVFTEVALANGARPIDEMGNITFNTPEMIEAFRFYKELGKYSKPGFTTVLDALKGYLNGEAAMIFYSTYIMDDIAVEEVQKGRINKFNPELVKNTGFANKMINIRPTSYGQVVALGITKNANKEEVEKFVKFLMTDKNYVYWVHMAPGGMNPTRKSVAESDAFLDNPVLERYGKAKIAEIVAALDSVERFEFLNGKVITDMSKLSANFVIGKAINYMFANDWTPQQTAMWAQKEAEKILGK; encoded by the coding sequence ATGAAAAAATTGTTAGTATTAATGTTGGTAGTTATTTTAGTATCATCAGTATTTGCTAAAATTACATTCTGGACTACAGAGGTAGAATCAAACAGAATGCAAAGAATTAGAGCATTGGCAACTATTTTTAAGGCACAAACAGGTATTGAAGTTGAAGTTGTTCCTGTAGAAGAAAATGATCTTTTAAAACAAATTCCTATAGCTAAAAATGCAGGAACATTACCTGACTTATTAGAAGGTGGAATTGAACCAATGTTATTATTAGGTTCAGAAAACTTCTTAGATGAAGATTTAGCAACAAAAATCATTATGGATTTTGGCGATGTATATGATGGTGCTGCTAGAATGTTAAGCAATGGGGAAGGAAAATACTATGGAATTCCATTCCATGCTTGGGTACAAGGTATATGGTATAGAAAAGATATGTTTGCTTCTCAAGATTTAGGAGATCCAATTACATGGTACAATATTGCTTTAGCAGCAAAAGTTTTAAATGATCCAGCAAAAGGCGTATATGGTATAATTTTACCTAAAAAAGCTGATGCATATGCTGAACAAGTATTTACAGAAGTTGCTTTAGCAAATGGTGCTAGACCTATAGATGAAATGGGAAACATTACATTCAATACACCAGAAATGATTGAAGCATTTAGATTCTATAAAGAATTAGGTAAATATTCTAAACCAGGATTTACAACTGTTTTAGATGCATTAAAAGGTTATTTAAATGGTGAAGCAGCAATGATTTTCTATTCAACATATATAATGGATGATATTGCTGTTGAAGAAGTTCAAAAAGGAAGAATTAATAAATTCAACCCTGAATTAGTTAAAAACACAGGTTTTGCTAATAAAATGATTAATATAAGACCAACATCATATGGACAAGTAGTAGCTTTAGGTATTACAAAGAATGCTAACAAAGAAGAAGTAGAAAAATTTGTTAAATTCTTAATGACAGATAAGAACTATGTATACTGGGTACATATGGCACCTGGTGGAATGAATCCAACAAGAAAATCAGTAGCTGAAAGTGATGCATTCTTAGACAACCCTGTATTAGAAAGATATGGAAAAGCTAAAATTGCTGAAATCGTAGCAGCATTAGATTCAGTAGAAAGATTTGAATTCTTAAACGGAAAAGTTATTACAGATATGAGTAAATTAAGTGCAAACTTTGTTATAGGAAAAGCTATAAACTACATGTTTGCAAATGATTGGACACCACAACAAACAGCAATGTGGGCACAAAAAGAAGCAGAAAAAATCTTAGGTAAATAA
- the asnS gene encoding asparagine--tRNA ligase: MEWVYIKDMKKYLGQKVEFRGWLWNKRASGKIAFLQLRDGTGFVQGIVEKSTLGEEKYKEVKKLKMESSLIVRGTVVEDQRSPVGFELHIDDVEIVHNPNEDYPISNKEHGIDFLMEHRHLWIRSRRQFHILRVRHEILKAIREFYNNNGFTLVDTPIFTGSIGESAGNTFEIDYFDYGKVYLAQTGQLYLEAAALALGKVYNLGPTFRAEKSKTRRHLIEFWMNEAEVAYYTHEDNMKLQEQLVSYIVKKVLENASENLIALDRDISKLEKIEAPFPRITYTEAIKLLNKKGSDIKWGDDLGADDETLISEEFDKPVIIEKYPRAVKAFYMQPDPENPDVVLCDDMIAPEGYGEIIGASERIWQEDVLIERLKENNLPVEEYQWYLDLRKFGSVPHSGFGLGIERTVAWICGLKHIREAIPFARTLYRVYP; the protein is encoded by the coding sequence ATGGAATGGGTATATATCAAAGATATGAAGAAATATTTAGGACAAAAAGTTGAATTTAGAGGCTGGCTATGGAATAAAAGAGCTAGTGGAAAAATTGCGTTTTTACAATTAAGAGACGGAACAGGTTTTGTACAAGGTATTGTTGAAAAAAGCACATTAGGTGAAGAAAAATATAAAGAAGTTAAAAAATTAAAAATGGAAAGTTCTTTAATTGTTAGAGGTACTGTTGTAGAAGATCAAAGATCTCCTGTTGGTTTTGAATTGCATATTGATGATGTAGAAATTGTTCATAATCCAAATGAAGATTATCCTATATCAAATAAAGAACATGGAATTGATTTTTTAATGGAACATAGACACTTATGGATAAGATCTAGAAGACAATTCCATATTTTAAGAGTTAGACATGAAATTTTAAAAGCTATCAGAGAATTTTATAATAACAACGGATTCACTTTAGTTGATACTCCAATATTTACAGGATCTATAGGAGAAAGTGCTGGTAATACATTTGAAATAGACTATTTTGATTATGGAAAAGTGTATTTAGCTCAAACAGGACAATTATATTTAGAAGCAGCAGCTTTAGCACTTGGAAAAGTATATAATTTAGGACCTACATTTAGAGCAGAAAAATCAAAAACAAGAAGACATTTAATAGAATTTTGGATGAATGAAGCTGAAGTTGCATATTATACACACGAAGATAATATGAAATTACAAGAACAATTAGTATCATATATTGTAAAGAAAGTATTAGAAAATGCATCAGAAAATTTAATTGCTTTAGATAGAGATATTTCAAAATTAGAAAAAATAGAAGCACCATTCCCAAGAATTACATATACAGAAGCAATTAAATTATTAAATAAAAAAGGATCCGATATTAAATGGGGAGACGATTTAGGCGCTGATGATGAAACATTAATCTCTGAAGAATTTGATAAACCTGTAATTATAGAAAAGTACCCAAGAGCAGTAAAAGCATTTTACATGCAACCAGATCCAGAAAATCCAGATGTCGTATTATGTGATGATATGATTGCTCCAGAAGGTTATGGTGAAATTATAGGAGCTTCAGAAAGAATTTGGCAAGAAGATGTATTAATAGAAAGATTAAAAGAAAATAATTTACCAGTTGAAGAATACCAATGGTATCTTGATTTAAGAAAATTTGGTTCTGTTCCTCATAGTGGATTTGGTCTTGGTATAGAAAGAACTGTTGCATGGATTTGTGGTTTAAAACATATTAGGGAAGCAATTCCATTTGCAAGAACATTATATAGAGTATATCCATAA